The Bombina bombina isolate aBomBom1 chromosome 9, aBomBom1.pri, whole genome shotgun sequence sequence ctaatctgccgaccccaacgtcgctgccactatattaaatgtattaacccctaaatctaagtctaaccctaacccccctaacttaaatataattacaatacatctaaataaaattactataattagctaaattattcctatttgaaactaaatacttaccgataaaataaaccctaagctagttaccatataactattagttacaatgtagttagcttagggtttatttatattttacaggaaactttgtatttattttaactaggtacaatagttattaaatagttattaactatttaataacttcctagttaaaataaagacaaatttacctgtaaaataaaacctaaactaagttacaattatacctaacactacactataattaaataaatgacctaaactaaatacaattaattacaatttaaaaaaaatataaaaaaaatatctaaggtatgaaaaacccccccactaaattacagaaaataataaaataattacaagaattttaaactaattaaacctaatctaatccccctaacaaaataaaaaagcaccccaaaataaaaaaagccctaccctacactaaattacaaaaatccctttagtgtttgtttgctttttgtaccttagatattttttttaaattgtaattaattgtatttagtttaggtaattgtacCTAGTttaactaaatacaaagttgcctgtaaaataaaaataaaccctaagctagctacaatgtaactattagttatattgtagctagcttagggtttattctataggtaagtatttagttttaaataggaataatttagtgaattgtattaattttatttagatttatttaaattacatttaagttaggggggttagggttagacttagatttaggggttaataactttattatagtggtggcgacaggggcggcagattaggggttaataaatataatgtagggtttggcgatgttgggggcagcagattaggggttcataactataatgtaggtggcggcgatgttgggggcggcagattaggggttaataagtgtaagattaggggtgtttagactcggggttcatgttagggtgttaggtgtagacataaaaagttttaacccaaaggaatcaatggggctgcgttaggagctttatgctgcttttttgccggtgttagggttttttttcagccggctatccCCCATTTAtccctatggtgaaatcgtgcacaaacacgttttacctgctcaccgctaccgtaagcagcgctggtattgagttgagatgtggagctaaattttgctcttcgctcactaaaacccgtaataccagcgttgtctgcaagtgagcggtgagcataaactgctcgttagcaccgcacaggctctaacgcaaaactcgtaatctaggtgtaaatttccaaaattatatttcatgaagatatttttttctgattcaaATTGCAGTCTACATTCCTTTCTGATTTTCCATCTCATTACACCTGCAGGAGCATCCAGGTCAGACTGGGAGAGCACAACATCGTTACCAGTGAGGGCACAGAGCAGTTCATCAACTCTGCCAAGGTCATCAGACATGCCAGCTACAACTCCAGGACCCTGGACAATGACATCATGCTCATCAAGCTCGCCTCTGCCGCCACCCTGAACTCCTATGTGAAGGCTGTAGCTTTGCCCTCTGGATGTGCCGCGGCTGGCACCAGCTGTCTGATCTCTGGCTGGGGAAACACACTCAGCAGTGGCAGTGAGTAACTATTACTAAATATTCAGTGTAACATGTTCTATAAATAAATCTAAGGCTAAAGCCATTGCTTGTTTGAGCTATTCCTTTTTAAAGCACAGCTTAATACGTTTATTTCTCAGAGAATATGCAAACCCACATAAAGGGTACAGTGTTTCTGCTAGAGAATCATTTTGTATATCTAGTATAAAATAATAGCATAGAAGAAAAGCTTATTGCATGGCTACGTAGAATCTGAACTAGTTGCTTAATGATTTAATGGTTTCATTTGTAGCCAACTACCCAGATCTCCTGCAGTGCGTGAGCGCCCCCATCCTGACTACTGCCCAGTGTACCGGTGCCTACCCAGGAGAGATCACCAACAACATGATCTGTGTTGGATATCTGGAAGGTGGCAAGGATTCCTGCCAGGTAACATCACCTGTCTCTTTCTATTAATCTAACTtgaaagggacactctagtcaaaattatactgtcatgattcagatagggcaagcaattttaaacaactttgcaatttacttttatcatcacatttgcttagttctctttgtattctttgttgagagctaaacctaggaaggcacatatgctaatttctaagcccttaaagactgCCTTATAtcagtggattttgacagtttttaacagttagacagtgctagtttatgtgtgccataaagataacactcCTCATTCGCTAAAATGtgagtctttcaaaagaactgagataaggggcagtctgcagtggcttagatacaaggtaatcacagaggtaaacagtatattaatataactgagataaggggcagtctgcagtggcttagatacaaggtagtcacagaggtaaaaagaatattaatataactgagataaggagcagtctgcagaggcttatatacaaggtagtcacagaggtaaacattatattaatataactgagataaggagcagtctgcagaggcttagatacaaggtagtcacagaggtaaacagtgtattaatataactgagataaggagcagtctgcagtggcttagatacaaggtagtcacagaggtaaacagtatattaatataactgagataaggggcagtctgcagtggcttagatacaaggtagtcacagaggtaaaaagaatattaatataactgagataaggggcagtctgcagtggcttagatacaaggtagtcacagaggtaaaaagaatattaatataactgagataaggagcagtctgcagaggcttagatacaaggtagtcacagaggtaaacattatattaatataactgagataaggggcagtctgcagaggcttagatacaaggtagtcacagaggtaaacagtatattaatataacttagataaggagtagtctgcagaggcgtagtaacaaggtagtcacagaggtaaacagtatattaatataactgagataaggggcagtcagcagtggcttagatacaaggtagtcacagaggtaaatagaatattaatataactgagataaggggcagtctgcagaggcttagatacaaggtagtcacagaggtaaacagtatattaatataactgttgcttatgcaaaactggggaatgggtaataaagggaacattagcattttaaacaataataattctgaattagactttccctttaactgaaCTTTGTGCATACAATTTCTTAAATACTCAAAATACAATGCGTACTccccttatatttttatttttttctttgcacaaatatcTTTATCTtatttaccttctttttttttacacactATTTTACTGATACGTCTAATAAAGTCATGAACTGACTgctcatattttatttaatatttcacatatgtatttatcatctcCTTTAGCTTATTCTCCCTAATTTGGTTTcaagctatttcttctgttataatAATCTTCCTTCTTTCAGGGTGACTCTGGTGGACCTGTGGTGTGTAACGGACAGCTGCAGGGTATCGTCTCATGGGGCTATGGCTGCGCT is a genomic window containing:
- the LOC128639681 gene encoding trypsin-like is translated as MMKLFLLCVLLGAAAAFDDDDKIVGGYTCGKNALPYQVSLNSGYHFCGGSLINSQWVVSAAHCYKASIQVRLGEHNIVTSEGTEQFINSAKVIRHASYNSRTLDNDIMLIKLASAATLNSYVKAVALPSGCAAAGTSCLISGWGNTLSSGTNYPDLLQCVSAPILTTAQCTGAYPGEITNNMICVGYLEGGKDSCQGDSGGPVVCNGQLQGIVSWGYGCALRNYPGVYTKVCNYVSWIQNTIAAN